Proteins encoded within one genomic window of Streptomyces kaniharaensis:
- a CDS encoding DUF4389 domain-containing protein encodes MTTPGVRPSAVYRPVRLVAVLDAPLSRWLWLVKWILVIPHLVVLFFLWIAFVLVSVVAFFSIFINERYPRALFDFNLGVLRWSWRVSYYAYGALGTDRYPPFSLREEPDYPARLDVAYPERLSRGLVLVKWWLLAIPHYLVIGVFSGGWRGDGGEPGLIGLLALIAAVILAFTSCYPRDLFDLVIGLNRWVFRVAAYAALMTDEYPPFRLDQGGREPGELPP; translated from the coding sequence ATGACCACCCCCGGTGTCCGCCCTTCCGCTGTCTACCGTCCGGTCCGGCTGGTGGCGGTCCTGGACGCGCCGCTGTCGCGATGGCTGTGGCTGGTGAAGTGGATTCTGGTGATCCCTCACCTGGTGGTGCTGTTCTTCCTGTGGATCGCGTTCGTCCTGGTGAGTGTGGTCGCGTTCTTCTCGATCTTCATCAACGAGCGCTACCCGCGTGCCTTGTTCGACTTCAACCTCGGCGTACTGCGCTGGAGTTGGCGAGTGTCGTACTACGCGTACGGCGCGCTGGGAACCGACCGGTACCCGCCGTTCAGCCTGCGGGAGGAACCGGACTACCCCGCCCGGCTCGACGTCGCCTACCCGGAGCGGCTGTCCCGTGGGCTTGTTCTGGTCAAGTGGTGGCTCCTCGCGATTCCGCACTACCTGGTGATCGGCGTCTTCAGCGGCGGCTGGCGGGGGGACGGGGGCGAGCCGGGGCTCATCGGTCTCCTGGCGCTGATCGCGGCCGTCATCCTGGCCTTCACCTCGTGCTACCCGCGCGACCTCTTCGACCTGGTCATCGGCCTCAACCGCTGGGTGTTCCGGGTCGCCGCCTACGCGGCCCTGATGACCGACGAGTATCCGCCGTTCCGGCTCGACCAGGGCGGCCGCGAACCGGGCGAGCTCCCGCCGTGA
- the tsaA gene encoding tRNA (N6-threonylcarbamoyladenosine(37)-N6)-methyltransferase TrmO → MANQDYRVRAIGRVESPLLDRADAPKQDDEGGPDAWLVFEPSMVRGLRDLDVGQEVLLLTWLDRADREVLAVHPRGDLSRPETGVFATRSPDRPNPIGLHRVTILAVDGPRVRVSGLEALDGTPVLDVKPVLPQSGER, encoded by the coding sequence ATGGCGAACCAGGACTACCGGGTACGGGCGATCGGCCGGGTCGAGTCACCCCTGCTGGACCGGGCGGACGCCCCCAAGCAGGATGACGAGGGCGGGCCGGACGCCTGGCTGGTCTTCGAGCCGTCGATGGTACGGGGACTGCGGGACCTGGACGTCGGACAGGAGGTTCTGCTGCTCACCTGGCTCGACCGGGCAGACCGCGAGGTGCTCGCCGTCCACCCGCGCGGGGACCTCTCCCGGCCGGAGACCGGGGTCTTCGCCACCCGCTCGCCCGACCGGCCCAACCCCATCGGCCTGCACCGGGTCACCATCCTCGCCGTGGACGGCCCGCGCGTCCGCGTCAGCGGCCTCGAAGCCCTCGACGGCACCCCGGTCCTGGACGTGAAGCCGGTCCTGCCGCAGAGCGGCGAGCGGTAG